In Streptomyces camelliae, the sequence TCGCAGATCAAGGATGCCGTCTCCATCCGCGAACGACCTGCCGAAGCCGACAGCCGCACAGTGCCGGGGCACTGGGAGGGCGACTTGCTCATGGGCCGCGGCCTGACCCAGATCGCCACCGTCGTCGAACGCTCCACCCGCTATACGGTGCAGGTCCAGCTCGACGGCCGCGACGCGGCCACGGTCACCGCGCGACTGTCCGAGAAGATGCGCAGCCTGCCCACCGCACTCCGCAAGACCCTGACCTGGGATCGCGGAATGGAACTCGCCGGCCACAAGGACATCGCTTCGGCTACCGGCCTCGACGTATTCCTCGCCGACCCACGCAGCCCCTGGCAGCGCGGCACGAACGAGAACACCAATCGCCTGCTGCGTCAGTACCTACCCAAGGGCACCAGCATGGGCCACCTCACTCAAGACGATCTTGACGTCATCGCGCAGAAGCTGAACATGCGCCCTCGCAAGACCCTCGGCTTCGACACACCTGCCGATAGGCTTACGGCCCTGTTGCGCTGATCGATTGAGTCCACCGAGGCGGCTTTGAGGATCTCGTTCGCCCGCCTCAACTCCGCTACTTCCTTGCGGAGTTGCCTGACCTCGTCCTGCTCGGCGCTGTTCAGCCGATCATCGCGCTCGCCGCGGTCGGCCTCGGCCTGGCGGACCCAACCACGCAGGGCTTCCTTGTGGATGCCGAGGTCCTTCGCGACGTGGGCGATCGGGTGGCCGGTGGCGCGGACCTCACGGATCGCGCGCTCGCGAAGCTCGTCGGAGTATTTACGGGGTGCTGCCATGGTGCTGGTGGTTCTCCTTCGCCAGGACCGTAACCCTGGCTTCAGGGACTCCACAAATCTCAGTGCAGCTCACTGACCGGTTCCAAGGACAGCGTGCTCTCCTTGCCCTGACCCGCCCCCGGGAAGACCACTGTCCTACCGCCAACTCACGGCCCCAGTCACCGACCACCCACGACATGAGAAAAGGGTACGAACCGGGACGGTATCTGCCCGGTCCACGCGTCGATGGCGTTCAGCCTGTCCAGGTGGGTCGCGAGAAAGGCGATGCCGTTCCAA encodes:
- a CDS encoding transposase, encoding MAAPRKYSDELRERAIREVRATGHPIAHVAKDLGIHKEALRGWVRQAEADRGERDDRLNSAEQDEVRQLRKEVAELRRANEILKAASVDSIDQRNRAVSLSAGVSKPRVLRGRMFSFCAMTSRSS